From a single Azospirillaceae bacterium genomic region:
- a CDS encoding response regulator transcription factor, whose amino-acid sequence MPRILVIEDEQRTAQEIADALKAEGYTVDSRDDGPGGLEAARKTAYDAITLDRMLPGLDGLSLLAELRREGVTTPVLVVSALDGVDDKVRGLRAGGDDYLTKPFALAELVARVMALARRRGDKPAGTLLQVGPLSMDLMDRRVTRGARTLDLTPREFRLLEFFVRNAEQVLTRSMLYQAVWEYSFDPGTNVIDVHIGRLRRKVDLEMEDPMIRTVRGGGWRLHAPD is encoded by the coding sequence ATGCCCAGGATATTGGTGATCGAGGATGAGCAGCGGACGGCGCAGGAGATCGCGGATGCGCTGAAGGCCGAGGGCTACACCGTCGATAGCCGCGACGACGGCCCCGGCGGATTGGAGGCCGCCCGCAAGACCGCCTATGACGCCATCACCCTGGACCGCATGCTGCCCGGCCTGGACGGCCTGAGCCTGCTGGCCGAATTGCGGCGCGAGGGCGTCACCACCCCGGTGCTGGTGGTCAGCGCGCTGGACGGGGTGGACGACAAGGTGCGCGGCCTGCGGGCCGGCGGCGACGATTACCTGACCAAGCCCTTCGCCCTGGCTGAACTGGTGGCGCGGGTGATGGCGCTGGCCCGCCGCCGGGGCGACAAGCCGGCCGGCACCCTGTTGCAGGTGGGGCCCCTGAGCATGGATCTGATGGACCGGCGGGTGACGCGGGGGGCGCGCACCCTGGACCTGACGCCCCGGGAATTCAGGCTGCTGGAATTCTTCGTGCGCAACGCGGAACAGGTGCTGACCCGGTCCATGCTGTACCAGGCGGTGTGGGAATACAGCTTCGACCCCGGCACCAACGTCATCGACGTCCATATCGGCCGCCTGCGCCGCAAGGTGGATCTAGAGATGGAGGATCCGATGATCCGTACCGTGCGCGGCGGGGGCTGGCGCCTGCATGCCCCGGATTGA
- a CDS encoding ATP-binding protein: MPRIERPPLRLTDLPRTTAFRMTLLFGVLTITAVLLVLGFVYWQASVFLTSRLDDTLVRETEEFLHTSASERTTHINSLVDSDSRGYWKTVLLAPDGHWVAGNLDGVPHELRAIDNQVHDLPHGAGPTTGHRHPARGLARRLPDGGILVLALRIDEVGEVRELILRAMAAGLAGSVGLALIGGLALSFGTLRRIEAIHRASASIMAGDLSQRLPTRGSGDDFDKLATIVNAMLAKIEGLITDVKAAGDNIAHDLRTPLTRLRTRLEGALRRGGDVEAHRAAMEDAIADADQILATFRALLRIAEIQDGHRRAAFASVEPFTLAMAAAELYEPLATTRGLTFIADIRATAAVTGDADLLFEALGNLLDNAIKFTPAGGTVTLTLAQDNGRTPELSVRDTGPGIPADQRDMMFHRFTRGDHARHAPGNGLGLSLVAAVTQLHGFELEVLDGHPGCVMRITLG, encoded by the coding sequence ATGCCCCGGATTGAACGGCCGCCCTTGCGCCTGACGGACCTGCCGCGCACGACGGCCTTCCGCATGACCCTGCTGTTCGGCGTGCTGACCATCACCGCCGTGCTACTGGTGCTGGGTTTCGTCTATTGGCAGGCCAGCGTGTTCCTGACCAGCCGCCTGGACGACACCCTGGTGCGCGAGACGGAGGAGTTCCTGCACACCTCCGCCAGCGAACGCACCACCCACATCAACAGCCTGGTGGACAGCGACAGCCGGGGCTATTGGAAAACCGTCCTGCTGGCGCCCGACGGGCACTGGGTGGCCGGCAACCTGGACGGGGTGCCGCATGAGCTGCGCGCCATCGACAACCAGGTGCATGACCTGCCGCACGGGGCCGGCCCCACCACCGGGCACCGTCACCCGGCGCGGGGCCTGGCCCGCCGCCTGCCGGACGGCGGCATCCTGGTCCTGGCGCTGCGCATCGATGAGGTGGGTGAGGTGCGGGAACTGATCCTGCGCGCCATGGCGGCGGGCCTGGCCGGCAGCGTGGGCCTGGCGCTGATCGGCGGCCTGGCGCTCAGCTTCGGCACCCTGCGGCGGATCGAGGCCATCCACCGCGCCAGCGCCAGCATCATGGCGGGCGACCTTTCGCAACGCCTGCCGACCCGGGGATCGGGGGACGATTTCGACAAGCTGGCCACCATCGTCAACGCCATGCTGGCCAAGATCGAGGGGCTGATCACCGACGTGAAGGCGGCGGGCGACAACATCGCCCACGACCTGCGCACCCCCCTGACCCGCCTGCGCACCCGGCTGGAGGGCGCCCTGCGCCGGGGCGGCGACGTCGAGGCCCACCGGGCGGCGATGGAGGATGCCATCGCCGACGCCGACCAGATCCTGGCCACCTTCCGCGCCCTGCTGCGCATCGCGGAGATCCAGGACGGGCATCGCCGGGCGGCGTTCGCCTCGGTCGAGCCCTTCACCCTGGCGATGGCGGCCGCCGAGCTTTACGAGCCCCTGGCCACCACGCGGGGCCTGACCTTCATCGCCGACATCCGGGCCACGGCGGCGGTGACGGGCGACGCGGATTTGCTGTTCGAGGCCTTGGGCAACCTGCTGGACAACGCCATCAAGTTCACACCGGCCGGCGGCACCGTCACCCTGACCTTGGCGCAGGACAACGGCCGCACGCCCGAGCTGTCGGTGCGCGATACCGGGCCCGGCATTCCCGCCGACCAGCGGGACATGATGTTCCATCGCTTCACCCGGGGCGACCACGCCCGCCACGCGCCCGGCAATGGCCTGGGACTGAGCCTGGTCGCCGCCGTGACGCAACTGCACGGCTTTGAGCTGGAGGTCCTGGACGGCCACCCCGGCTGCGTCATGCGCATCACCCTGGGCTAA
- a CDS encoding FAD:protein FMN transferase, whose translation MSPSSPKARRARPLLGTVVEVRIDTATAPPGAAIVAAFEAVARVQRLMSFHGPDSDLTRLNRMGHCRPVPLHPWTVDVLRRAQALHRATGGLFDPAVAPALVDLDFLPMPTADRPGRGTIADLVVEGGAGFSDRPLWLDLGGIAKGYAVDRAVDALRTAGATAGAVNAGGDLRVFGEAPQAITVRDPADPGRHWSLGEFQEAAIATSAGYHIARATAAGPVMPVIDPRDGRALPVGPSVTVVAADCVTADALTKPVLLSGLASPPWLAALGGQALWLDGKDTA comes from the coding sequence ATGTCGCCCTCAAGCCCTAAGGCGCGGCGGGCCCGCCCCCTGCTGGGCACGGTGGTGGAGGTGCGCATCGACACCGCCACCGCGCCGCCGGGGGCCGCCATCGTGGCAGCGTTCGAGGCGGTGGCCCGGGTGCAGCGGCTGATGAGCTTCCATGGGCCCGACAGCGACCTCACGCGCCTGAACCGGATGGGCCATTGCCGGCCGGTGCCGCTGCACCCCTGGACGGTCGATGTCCTGCGCCGCGCCCAGGCGCTGCACCGGGCGACCGGCGGCCTGTTCGACCCGGCGGTGGCGCCGGCCCTGGTGGATCTGGACTTCCTGCCCATGCCGACCGCCGACCGGCCCGGGCGCGGCACCATCGCCGACCTGGTGGTCGAAGGCGGGGCGGGATTCAGCGACCGGCCCCTATGGCTGGATTTGGGGGGCATCGCCAAGGGCTATGCCGTTGATCGCGCGGTGGACGCCCTGCGTACGGCGGGCGCCACGGCGGGGGCGGTGAACGCGGGCGGCGACCTGCGTGTGTTCGGTGAGGCGCCGCAGGCGATCACGGTGCGTGATCCCGCCGACCCCGGCCGGCACTGGTCCCTGGGAGAATTCCAGGAGGCCGCCATCGCCACCAGCGCCGGCTACCACATCGCCCGCGCCACGGCGGCGGGTCCCGTCATGCCAGTCATCGACCCGCGCGACGGCCGGGCGCTGCCGGTCGGGCCCAGCGTCACCGTCGTGGCGGCCGACTGTGTCACCGCCGACGCCCTGACCAAGCCCGTCCTGCTGTCGGGTCTGGCGTCCCCACCCTGGCTGGCGGCGCTGGGCGGGCAGGCCTTATGGCTTGACGGAAAGGATACGGCATGA
- a CDS encoding FMN-binding protein has protein sequence MRFHPLTLLAPALVLTQPAVAEVYLTPEQAQAALFPGQALTPLPVTLTGAQVDAIESKSGVDVRNKAVQAWRAPDGATFILDEVLGKHEFISLAVAISKDGAVQGVEILEYKESYGHEVREAEWLAQFKGKTAADTLKLEKDVTNISGATLSSKHVTDGVHRLLVTWNVALKP, from the coding sequence ATGCGTTTCCATCCCCTGACCTTGCTGGCCCCGGCCCTGGTACTCACCCAGCCGGCCGTGGCCGAGGTTTACCTCACCCCCGAACAGGCCCAGGCGGCCCTGTTTCCCGGCCAGGCGCTGACCCCCCTGCCGGTCACCCTGACGGGGGCCCAGGTCGATGCCATCGAAAGCAAAAGCGGCGTCGATGTGCGTAACAAGGCGGTCCAGGCCTGGCGAGCACCCGATGGCGCCACCTTCATCCTGGATGAGGTGCTGGGCAAGCATGAGTTCATCAGCCTGGCGGTGGCCATTTCCAAGGACGGCGCGGTCCAGGGCGTGGAAATCCTGGAGTACAAGGAAAGCTACGGCCATGAGGTGCGCGAGGCCGAATGGCTGGCGCAGTTCAAGGGCAAGACGGCGGCTGATACACTGAAGCTGGAGAAGGACGTCACCAACATCTCCGGTGCCACCCTGTCGTCCAAGCACGTCACCGACGGCGTGCACCGCTTGCTGGTCACCTGGAATGTCGCCCTCAAGCCCTAA
- a CDS encoding type I secretion system permease/ATPase — protein MQPTETQPEAGAPPAASLPDSGLLCLRAVLGFHGLAADVGQLRHATGTGAALTPAELVRLARRQGLSARELTSGWDRLPALALPAIAVLSDGGYVVLARVVDDRVLLLDPATGRPTLWGRAEFEGRWTGRLVLATKRLSLGDLGRRFDLGWFLAALVKYRWILGEVLVASLFLQLFALVTPLFFQVVVDKVLVHRGLSTLDVLVFGLVAVSIFETVLSGLRTHVFAHTTNRIDVELGARLFRHLLGLPLAYFANRRVGDSVARVRELETIRNFITGSALTLVVDLVFTVVFIAVMLAYSGWLTAIVALSLPLYAAISMGAGPVFRRRLEEKFRRGAENQAFLVEAVGGIETVKAMAVEPQLQRKWEEQLAGYVQSSFRVSALGNVASQGIQLISKLVSAGILYFGAGAVISGKMTVGELIAFNMLAGRVSQPVLRLAQLGQDFHQARLSVERLGDILNTPMEPQARPGQTALPNLKGAVALEHVRFRYRPDAAPVLEDLTLAVQPGQSIGIVGPSGSGKSTLTKLLQRLYVPEAGRVLVDGVDIAQIDAAWLRRQVGVVLQENVLLNGTVRENIALADPAMPLERVMSAAQLAGAHEFILALPQGYDTVVGERGASLSGGQRQRVAIARALVTDPRILIFDEATSALDYESERVVQQNLGAISRNRTVFIVAHRLSAVRHCDRILTLEGGRLVEDGSHDELVRAGGRYATLYHMQAGMAPVGVANVG, from the coding sequence GTGCAACCCACAGAGACCCAACCCGAGGCGGGGGCGCCGCCGGCCGCCAGCCTCCCGGACAGCGGGCTGCTGTGCCTGCGCGCGGTGCTGGGCTTTCACGGCCTGGCGGCGGACGTGGGGCAGCTGCGGCATGCCACGGGCACCGGCGCGGCGCTGACGCCGGCGGAGCTGGTGCGCCTGGCGCGGCGCCAGGGCCTGAGCGCGCGTGAGCTCACCAGCGGCTGGGACCGCCTGCCGGCCCTGGCGCTTCCGGCCATCGCCGTGCTGTCGGACGGCGGCTACGTCGTGCTGGCGCGGGTGGTGGACGACCGCGTGCTGCTGCTGGACCCGGCGACGGGCCGGCCCACCCTGTGGGGCCGGGCGGAGTTCGAGGGGCGCTGGACCGGCCGCCTGGTGCTGGCGACCAAGCGCCTGTCCCTGGGCGACCTGGGGCGCCGCTTCGACCTGGGCTGGTTCCTGGCGGCGCTGGTCAAGTACCGCTGGATTTTGGGCGAGGTGCTGGTCGCGTCGCTGTTCCTGCAGCTGTTCGCGCTGGTGACGCCGCTGTTCTTCCAGGTGGTGGTGGACAAGGTGCTGGTGCACCGGGGCCTCAGCACCCTGGACGTGCTGGTGTTCGGCCTGGTGGCGGTGTCGATCTTCGAGACGGTGCTGTCGGGCTTGCGCACCCATGTCTTCGCCCACACCACCAACCGCATCGACGTGGAACTGGGCGCCCGGCTGTTCCGCCACCTGCTGGGCCTGCCGCTGGCCTATTTCGCCAACCGGCGGGTGGGCGACAGCGTGGCCCGGGTGCGGGAGCTGGAGACCATCCGCAACTTCATCACCGGCTCCGCCCTGACCCTGGTGGTGGACCTGGTGTTCACCGTGGTGTTCATCGCGGTGATGCTGGCTTATTCCGGCTGGCTGACGGCCATCGTGGCGCTGTCGCTGCCCCTTTACGCCGCCATCAGCATGGGTGCCGGTCCCGTCTTCCGCCGCCGGCTGGAGGAGAAGTTCCGCCGCGGGGCGGAGAACCAGGCCTTCCTGGTGGAGGCGGTGGGCGGGATCGAGACCGTGAAGGCCATGGCGGTGGAACCGCAGCTGCAACGCAAGTGGGAGGAACAGCTGGCCGGCTACGTCCAGTCGTCCTTCCGCGTCTCTGCCCTGGGCAACGTGGCCAGCCAGGGCATCCAGCTGATCTCCAAGCTGGTGTCGGCCGGCATCCTGTATTTCGGGGCCGGCGCCGTGATCAGCGGCAAAATGACGGTGGGCGAGCTGATCGCCTTCAACATGCTGGCGGGGCGTGTCAGCCAGCCGGTGCTGCGCCTGGCGCAGCTGGGGCAGGATTTCCACCAGGCGCGCCTGTCGGTGGAACGGCTGGGCGACATCCTGAACACGCCGATGGAACCGCAGGCCCGGCCGGGGCAGACGGCGCTACCCAACCTCAAAGGCGCGGTGGCGCTGGAACATGTGCGCTTCCGCTACCGCCCCGACGCCGCCCCGGTGCTGGAGGATCTGACCCTGGCGGTGCAGCCGGGGCAGAGTATCGGCATCGTTGGCCCCTCCGGCTCCGGCAAGAGCACGCTGACCAAGCTGCTGCAGCGCCTGTACGTGCCCGAGGCGGGCCGCGTGCTGGTGGACGGGGTGGACATCGCCCAGATCGACGCCGCCTGGCTGCGCCGCCAGGTGGGCGTGGTGTTGCAGGAGAACGTGCTGCTGAACGGCACGGTGCGGGAGAACATCGCCCTGGCGGACCCCGCCATGCCGCTGGAACGGGTGATGAGTGCCGCCCAGCTGGCGGGGGCGCATGAGTTCATCCTGGCGCTGCCGCAGGGCTACGACACGGTGGTGGGGGAACGGGGCGCCAGCTTGTCGGGCGGGCAGCGCCAGCGGGTGGCCATCGCCCGCGCCCTGGTGACCGACCCGCGCATCCTGATCTTCGATGAGGCCACCAGCGCGCTGGATTATGAGAGCGAGCGGGTGGTGCAGCAGAATTTGGGCGCCATCAGTCGCAACCGCACCGTCTTCATCGTGGCCCACCGCCTGTCGGCCGTGCGCCACTGCGACCGCATCCTGACGCTGGAGGGCGGACGCCTGGTGGAGGACGGCAGCCATGACGAGCTGGTCCGCGCCGGCGGCCGCTACGCCACGCTGTACCACATGCAGGCCGGCATGGCGCCGGTGGGGGTGGCCAATGTCGGCTGA
- a CDS encoding HlyD family type I secretion periplasmic adaptor subunit, whose translation MSAEPMSAPLSADPSLKPLVKPPAPPKRRREEREFLPAALEIMDTPASPVGRAIGGVIIAFFTLAVAWACIGHIDIIATAPGRIVPSGQVKVVQPMDSGIVTAIQVQDGDHVAAGQPLILLNATTTAADRDRATADLVQARLDVARLTALRAGLTGSLTSLAQAEKAFVPPADLAPALVERTRAALRAQAQAQAAKLAGLDQQIAQKAAEADEVEVTTAKLTASTKLLAQQTEIRRQLMESEYGNKLNYLEVQQRLVEAQHELSAQTQKAAEVAAARRALEGQRAQAVSDYAHQVLEDLGTSTQKAAEYAQDLVKADQHLAQQTLSAPIAGTVQQLAVHTVGGVVTPAQALLVIVPDDVPLVVEASVDNRDIGFVHRGQEVEMKVETFTFTRYGLVHGHVLDVSRDAVTPDRATPTANNTARAPGEDQASATDRQKTDTTPVYVAHIALDTPTLMVDGREEHLATGMSVTAEIKTGRRRVIDYLLSPLGEYAHDGLRER comes from the coding sequence ATGTCGGCTGAACCCATGAGCGCGCCGCTGAGCGCCGATCCCAGCCTGAAGCCGCTGGTGAAGCCGCCGGCCCCGCCCAAGCGCCGGCGGGAGGAGCGCGAGTTCCTGCCCGCGGCGCTGGAGATCATGGACACCCCGGCCTCGCCGGTGGGCCGCGCCATCGGTGGGGTGATCATCGCCTTCTTCACCCTGGCGGTGGCTTGGGCGTGTATCGGCCACATCGACATCATCGCCACGGCCCCTGGCCGCATCGTGCCCTCGGGCCAGGTGAAGGTGGTGCAGCCGATGGACAGCGGCATCGTGACCGCCATCCAGGTGCAGGACGGCGACCATGTGGCGGCGGGCCAGCCGCTGATCCTGCTGAACGCCACCACCACGGCGGCGGACCGCGACCGGGCGACGGCGGACCTGGTCCAGGCGCGGCTGGACGTGGCGCGGCTGACGGCGCTGCGCGCCGGCCTGACCGGCAGCCTGACCAGCCTGGCGCAGGCGGAGAAGGCCTTCGTGCCGCCGGCCGACCTGGCGCCGGCCCTGGTGGAGCGCACGCGCGCGGCCCTGCGGGCCCAGGCGCAGGCGCAGGCGGCCAAGCTGGCGGGGCTGGACCAGCAGATCGCGCAGAAGGCGGCGGAGGCGGACGAGGTCGAGGTGACGACGGCCAAGCTGACGGCCTCGACCAAGCTGCTGGCGCAGCAGACGGAGATCCGCCGGCAGCTGATGGAAAGCGAGTACGGCAACAAGCTGAATTACCTTGAGGTGCAGCAGCGCCTGGTGGAGGCCCAGCACGAACTGTCGGCCCAGACGCAGAAGGCGGCGGAGGTGGCGGCCGCCCGGCGCGCGCTGGAGGGGCAGCGGGCCCAGGCGGTCAGCGACTATGCCCACCAGGTGCTGGAAGACCTGGGCACGTCCACCCAGAAGGCGGCGGAATACGCGCAGGACCTGGTGAAGGCGGATCAGCACCTGGCGCAGCAGACCCTGTCGGCCCCCATCGCCGGCACGGTGCAGCAGCTGGCGGTGCACACGGTGGGCGGGGTGGTGACGCCGGCCCAGGCGCTGCTGGTGATCGTGCCCGACGACGTGCCGCTGGTGGTGGAGGCCAGCGTGGACAACCGCGACATCGGCTTCGTCCATCGCGGCCAAGAGGTTGAGATGAAGGTGGAGACGTTCACCTTCACCCGCTATGGCCTGGTGCACGGCCATGTGCTGGACGTCAGCCGCGACGCCGTCACGCCCGACCGCGCCACGCCCACCGCCAACAACACCGCCCGCGCGCCGGGGGAGGACCAGGCCAGCGCCACCGACCGGCAGAAAACCGACACCACGCCGGTCTACGTGGCGCACATCGCCTTGGACACCCCCACCCTGATGGTGGACGGGCGCGAGGAACACCTGGCCACCGGCATGTCGGTGACGGCGGAGATCAAGACCGGCCGCCGCCGGGTGATCGATTACCTGCTCTCCCCCCTGGGCGAGTACGCGCATGATGGCTTGAGGGAGCGATGA
- a CDS encoding toxin-activating lysine-acyltransferase, giving the protein MPTRTPIPGDTAASAETAPAIPHTVSHMFGELVWLLTQSPLHRQLKVADLEWLVMPPLLAEQYRIFRDGTKPVGVVTWAYLSEEAEGRLLSGQRPQVADWKSGDRCWIIDLVAPTTTAENLLAPRMLDDLRQTALKGKTFKLQQTDPNTGERKIVSIVG; this is encoded by the coding sequence ATGCCTACCCGCACCCCCATCCCCGGCGACACCGCCGCTTCCGCCGAAACCGCCCCGGCCATTCCGCACACGGTCAGCCACATGTTCGGTGAGCTGGTGTGGCTGCTGACCCAGTCGCCGCTGCACCGCCAGCTGAAGGTGGCGGACCTGGAATGGCTGGTGATGCCGCCCCTGCTGGCGGAGCAGTACCGGATATTCCGCGACGGCACCAAGCCCGTGGGCGTCGTCACCTGGGCCTATTTGTCGGAGGAGGCGGAAGGCCGCCTGCTGTCCGGCCAGCGCCCCCAGGTGGCCGACTGGAAGTCCGGCGACCGCTGCTGGATCATCGACCTGGTGGCGCCGACCACCACGGCCGAAAACCTGCTGGCCCCCCGCATGCTGGACGATCTGCGCCAGACGGCCCTGAAGGGCAAGACCTTCAAGCTGCAGCAGACCGACCCCAATACGGGGGAACGGAAGATTGTTAGCATTGTTGGCTAA